The following proteins come from a genomic window of Flavobacterium eburneipallidum:
- a CDS encoding SCO family protein, which produces MKSFFYKYRKFFGVLFVFSIIVISLFYTALKPKKSLPIYNPADVNPELVDTTVQYIANKHRIADFSFTNQNGKTITQKDYEGKVYVADFFFTTCGSICPKMTTNLVDVQKAFLNNPKVKILSFSVMPDVDSVSVLKEYAKINGVIDSKWNLVTGDKKAIYTMARKSYLAVKQGKPEEQYDMVHTENFVLVDTKKRVRGFYDGTKKEDIQKLIEDINFLCEE; this is translated from the coding sequence ATGAAATCTTTTTTCTATAAGTATCGAAAATTCTTTGGAGTGTTATTCGTGTTTTCTATCATTGTGATTTCGCTTTTTTACACCGCATTGAAGCCAAAAAAATCACTGCCGATATACAATCCTGCTGACGTAAATCCTGAATTAGTGGATACAACGGTGCAATATATTGCCAATAAACATCGCATTGCCGACTTCTCGTTTACCAATCAGAATGGCAAAACCATTACCCAAAAAGATTACGAGGGCAAAGTCTATGTAGCCGATTTTTTCTTCACGACTTGCGGATCAATTTGCCCCAAAATGACCACTAATTTGGTCGATGTTCAAAAGGCATTTCTGAACAACCCCAAAGTCAAAATTCTATCTTTTAGCGTTATGCCTGATGTGGACAGCGTTTCGGTTTTGAAAGAATATGCCAAAATAAATGGTGTTATTGACAGCAAATGGAACTTGGTTACTGGCGACAAAAAAGCCATTTACACCATGGCAAGAAAATCCTATCTGGCCGTAAAACAAGGAAAACCCGAAGAACAATACGATATGGTGCATACCGAAAACTTTGTTCTGGTGGATACCAAAAAACGAGTTCGTGGTTTTTATGACGGAACCAAAAAAGAAGATATTCAAAAGTTGATTGAGGATATTAATTTCTTGTGTGAAGAATAA
- the pyk gene encoding pyruvate kinase: MITKKKTKIVATLGPACSTKEIIKDMVEAGVNVFRINFSHADYEDVKNKINIIRGLNDEFGYTTAILGDLQGPKLRVGVMEDGVVVNDGDLITFTTAEDIIGTAKKVFMKYQNFPNDVNPGEKILLDDGKLIFEIVETDKKTEVLARVLQGGELKSKKGVNLPNTKISLPALTEKDIADAIFAIGQKVDWIALSFVKTPRDLQDLQELIEEHSEFKIPIVAKIEMPEALENIDKIIAYSDALMVARGDLGVELPAHEVPLVQKDLIRRAKTARIPVIVATQMMETMITSLTPTRAEVNDVANSVMDGADAVMLSGETAAGNYPVQVIQQMTKILEAVEDSPLIQVPQNTPQIKTNRFITKIVCHHATQMANGIKAKAISTLTNSGYTAFQISAWRPQSHILVFTSNKRILTRLNLLWGVKTFYYDSSVSTDDTVSDVNEIARQKGYVTKGDFVVNLSAMPLLDKGMVNTLRVSEIE; this comes from the coding sequence ATGATTACAAAGAAAAAAACAAAAATTGTAGCCACACTAGGGCCTGCATGTAGTACTAAAGAGATCATAAAAGACATGGTCGAAGCAGGTGTAAATGTGTTTAGAATAAATTTTTCGCACGCAGACTACGAAGATGTTAAAAATAAAATCAATATAATTAGAGGTCTAAACGATGAATTCGGATACACAACCGCTATTCTTGGAGACTTACAAGGGCCTAAACTTCGTGTAGGTGTAATGGAAGATGGTGTAGTTGTAAATGATGGCGATTTAATCACCTTTACAACTGCTGAAGACATTATTGGTACTGCCAAAAAAGTTTTCATGAAGTATCAAAATTTTCCAAATGATGTGAATCCTGGAGAAAAAATATTACTTGACGATGGTAAATTAATCTTCGAAATTGTTGAAACAGACAAAAAAACCGAAGTTTTAGCAAGAGTACTTCAAGGAGGTGAATTGAAATCTAAAAAAGGAGTAAACCTACCTAATACAAAAATTTCTTTACCTGCTTTAACAGAAAAAGATATTGCCGATGCGATTTTTGCTATTGGTCAAAAAGTAGATTGGATTGCGCTTTCATTCGTAAAAACACCAAGAGACCTACAAGATCTTCAGGAATTAATCGAAGAGCATTCGGAATTTAAAATTCCAATCGTTGCCAAAATCGAAATGCCAGAAGCATTAGAAAACATTGACAAAATCATTGCTTATTCTGACGCTTTGATGGTAGCCCGTGGTGATTTAGGGGTAGAACTTCCTGCACACGAAGTACCATTGGTACAAAAAGACTTGATTCGTAGAGCAAAAACTGCTAGAATTCCTGTTATTGTAGCGACTCAAATGATGGAAACAATGATTACAAGTTTGACTCCAACCAGAGCCGAAGTAAACGACGTTGCCAACTCTGTTATGGATGGTGCGGATGCTGTAATGCTTTCCGGAGAAACAGCTGCAGGTAATTATCCTGTTCAGGTAATTCAGCAAATGACAAAAATTCTTGAGGCAGTAGAAGATTCTCCGCTAATTCAAGTACCACAAAACACACCACAGATTAAAACCAATCGTTTTATTACTAAAATTGTTTGTCATCACGCTACACAAATGGCTAACGGAATTAAAGCCAAAGCCATTAGCACATTGACCAACAGTGGTTACACGGCTTTCCAGATTTCGGCTTGGAGACCACAATCTCATATTTTAGTATTTACTTCTAACAAAAGAATTTTAACTCGTTTGAACTTATTATGGGGAGTAAAAACATTCTATTATGACAGTTCAGTAAGTACAGATGACACCGTTTCGGATGTAAATGAAATTGCTAGACAAAAAGGATATGTTACTAAAGGTGATTTTGTTGTAAACCTTTCGGCAATGCCTCTTTTAGACAAAGGAATGGTAAACACCTTGAGAGTTTCTGAAATAGAATAA
- a CDS encoding CHASE domain-containing protein: MVNSRSINVNSSRISSPIWISLIVLLLGLIVTFCFSNYFYQEEETQSKKDFIQVCNEIRSKIITRINIQTEFLISGSSFFEASKTVTREEWKSFNKFSTDNVKFIGVQGLGFSTVIKRKQLEKHILAIRKEGFPEYKIFPEGERTAYTSIIYIEPHDRNKAAFGYDMFSDSVRRQAMEMARDRNKPVLSGKVFLRQETNKNIQAGTLLYVPVYDEVSVNTIEARRDAIVGWVFSAFRMDDLMNSILGNVHIRNKANIGLQIYDNGSVQQKALLFDSHKSQKIEDQAKISTRTIPVFLNNRKWTLVFSQSSENAFFSTKIVFISIGGIVISLLLSALSYSLLITKQRAKSIAERLSYDLSVKNQEYESINKTLHKNYKKLISSREKLKKANDQLEKALMKAKESDQLKSAFLANMSHEIRTPMNGIMGFTELLKETDFSSEEHQNYIEIIEKSGTRLLNIINDIVDVSKIEAGQMNVSLSATNIDEQMQYIQTFFKPETHDKGIELVVKSYSNMQQTVITTDKEKLYAILLNLVKNAIKYTVRGTIEFGYEIKGDFIEFFVKDTGIGISKDRQKAIFERFIQADFNDKMARQGAGLGLSIAKAYVELLGGKIWVESELQKGSTFYFTLPNHAASKLVDESQKGLAVPPDDWQFQKLKILVTEDDAISKMLILKAVEPFSKEILTAQTGLEAIELCHNHPDIDLILMDIQMPQMNGYEAIKEIRKFNKKVIILAQTAFALEGDKEKTIAAGCNGYISKPIKKQELAIMIQHYFGNRPSLN; this comes from the coding sequence ATGGTAAATTCGAGATCCATAAACGTAAACTCTTCAAGAATTTCAAGTCCTATCTGGATTTCCTTGATAGTGCTACTGCTTGGTCTTATAGTTACTTTTTGCTTCTCTAATTACTTCTATCAAGAGGAAGAAACTCAATCTAAAAAAGATTTTATTCAAGTTTGCAATGAGATAAGATCAAAAATAATTACTCGAATTAATATTCAAACAGAGTTTTTAATTAGTGGTTCGTCTTTTTTTGAAGCTTCGAAAACAGTAACACGAGAGGAATGGAAGTCTTTTAATAAATTCTCTACTGACAATGTCAAGTTTATAGGTGTTCAAGGGTTGGGTTTTTCGACTGTTATAAAAAGAAAACAGCTTGAAAAACACATTTTAGCCATTCGCAAAGAAGGATTTCCAGAGTATAAAATTTTTCCAGAAGGGGAACGTACAGCTTATACATCTATAATTTACATCGAACCTCACGACAGAAACAAAGCCGCTTTTGGTTATGATATGTTTTCAGATTCAGTAAGACGCCAAGCGATGGAAATGGCTAGAGATAGAAATAAACCAGTACTTTCCGGAAAGGTTTTTTTGCGTCAAGAAACAAATAAGAACATTCAAGCCGGCACATTATTGTATGTTCCGGTCTATGATGAAGTAAGTGTAAATACGATAGAAGCTCGTCGGGATGCTATTGTAGGTTGGGTTTTTAGTGCTTTTCGAATGGACGATTTGATGAATAGTATTTTAGGAAATGTTCATATAAGAAATAAAGCAAACATAGGTTTACAAATTTATGATAATGGCAGTGTTCAACAAAAAGCACTGTTATTTGATAGTCATAAAAGTCAAAAAATTGAAGATCAAGCCAAAATTTCAACTCGAACAATACCTGTTTTTTTGAACAACAGAAAATGGACTTTGGTTTTTTCTCAATCTTCCGAAAACGCATTTTTTTCTACCAAAATAGTATTTATATCCATAGGAGGAATTGTAATAAGCCTGTTGCTATCTGCCTTGTCCTACTCGTTACTTATCACCAAACAACGTGCAAAAAGTATTGCAGAACGATTGAGTTATGACTTGTCAGTTAAAAACCAAGAGTATGAAAGCATTAACAAAACACTCCATAAAAACTACAAAAAATTAATTTCATCCAGAGAAAAATTAAAAAAAGCCAATGATCAATTAGAAAAGGCCTTGATGAAAGCCAAAGAAAGTGATCAGTTGAAATCGGCTTTTCTGGCTAATATGAGTCACGAAATTCGAACTCCCATGAACGGAATTATGGGCTTTACGGAATTGCTAAAAGAAACCGATTTTAGTAGCGAAGAACATCAAAATTATATTGAAATTATCGAAAAAAGTGGTACTCGACTGCTCAATATCATCAACGATATTGTCGATGTTTCTAAAATTGAAGCAGGTCAAATGAATGTCAGTCTTTCGGCAACAAATATTGACGAGCAAATGCAGTACATACAAACTTTTTTTAAACCCGAAACTCATGACAAAGGAATTGAATTGGTTGTGAAAAGTTACTCAAACATGCAGCAAACAGTTATCACTACTGATAAAGAAAAACTATATGCTATTCTGCTCAATTTGGTCAAAAATGCTATAAAATATACCGTTAGAGGCACCATCGAGTTTGGGTATGAAATAAAAGGAGATTTCATAGAATTCTTTGTAAAAGATACCGGAATTGGAATTTCAAAAGACAGGCAAAAAGCTATATTCGAGCGTTTTATTCAAGCTGATTTCAATGATAAAATGGCTAGACAAGGAGCTGGTTTAGGTTTGTCTATTGCAAAAGCTTATGTAGAGTTACTTGGTGGCAAAATATGGGTTGAAAGCGAACTTCAAAAAGGGTCAACATTTTATTTTACGCTTCCAAATCATGCCGCTTCAAAGCTAGTTGATGAATCTCAAAAAGGCTTGGCAGTTCCTCCTGATGACTGGCAATTTCAAAAACTAAAAATACTGGTAACAGAAGATGATGCCATATCCAAGATGTTAATTCTAAAAGCGGTTGAGCCGTTTAGTAAAGAAATTCTAACGGCTCAAACAGGTTTAGAAGCTATAGAACTGTGTCATAATCATCCTGATATCGATTTGATTTTGATGGATATTCAAATGCCTCAAATGAACGGTTATGAAGCTATTAAAGAGATAAGAAAGTTCAATAAAAAAGTAATTATTTTGGCTCAAACCGCTTTTGCGCTTGAGGGTGATAAAGAAAAAACAATAGCTGCAGGATGCAATGGTTATATCTCTAAACCCATCAAAAAACAAGAATTAGCCATTATGATTCAGCATTATTTTGGCAATCGACCTAGTTTGAACTAG
- a CDS encoding PQQ-dependent sugar dehydrogenase, which yields MNLCNRLPIIILLFCILSCPRIQAQNETFTMTQIGANNLLSVPFDLNYGPDNYLWVTEKTAGKVVRINPTTGQRDELIQIAGAYSSGGQDGLLGFAFDEGFLTGSPYVYLSHTVGTSIANEKQRLVRYTYSLNGNDGSLSSPVILIDNLPAYNDHNSGRLLFGPDKKLYYTIGDQANKACNTNLAQFLPTQQEIDAKNWAKYPGKLLRLNTDGTIPADNPTINGVKSHIYTYGHRNPQGLVFGTNGLLYSDEQGPSSDDEINIMNSGKNYGWPFVAGIKDNLQYDTDGCLAGNETSFTATNYQDPILSMFLPNSYKDPACTDSWMCRPNIAPSSIAIYESDAIPSWKNSLLVTSLKKGRIYRVKLNANGTAVEQNDVTQLFYTQNRYRDIVVSPDGKSFYIITDSSGKTSDASGMNTVSTMSNPGAILKFTLKENLSTQQETATFFRIWPNPVSHTLFIELKDFVEKAQLINSLGQVTREFTDLKTGVNELKINNIPKGVYILKLYSKGQSWQKTIIVN from the coding sequence ATGAACTTATGTAATCGATTACCTATTATCATTTTACTTTTTTGTATTCTATCCTGTCCTAGAATTCAAGCACAAAATGAAACCTTTACTATGACCCAAATTGGCGCAAATAATTTATTAAGTGTTCCGTTTGATTTGAATTATGGCCCTGATAATTATTTGTGGGTAACTGAAAAAACAGCAGGAAAAGTGGTTAGGATAAACCCAACTACAGGTCAGCGAGATGAATTAATACAAATAGCAGGTGCTTACTCTTCAGGTGGTCAAGATGGACTTCTGGGTTTCGCCTTTGACGAGGGATTCTTAACAGGAAGTCCTTATGTATATTTATCTCATACCGTTGGAACTAGCATTGCCAACGAAAAACAAAGATTGGTTCGCTACACCTATAGTTTGAACGGAAATGACGGCTCTTTGTCTTCGCCAGTGATTTTAATTGACAATCTTCCTGCTTATAATGATCACAATTCAGGCAGGTTGCTTTTTGGTCCAGATAAAAAACTGTATTACACTATTGGTGACCAAGCCAATAAAGCATGTAATACTAATTTGGCTCAATTCCTACCAACTCAACAAGAAATAGATGCCAAAAACTGGGCAAAATATCCTGGAAAATTGTTGCGATTGAATACCGATGGAACGATTCCTGCTGACAACCCAACTATAAACGGTGTTAAAAGTCATATCTATACGTATGGACATCGCAATCCGCAAGGGCTTGTTTTTGGCACCAATGGCCTTTTATATTCCGATGAACAAGGCCCCAGTTCCGATGATGAAATTAATATTATGAATTCAGGAAAAAATTATGGCTGGCCCTTTGTAGCAGGTATAAAAGACAATTTACAATATGATACTGATGGCTGTCTGGCTGGCAATGAAACTTCTTTTACGGCTACTAATTATCAGGATCCTATTCTCTCCATGTTTCTGCCTAATTCCTATAAAGATCCTGCTTGTACAGATTCTTGGATGTGTCGTCCCAATATCGCTCCGTCCAGTATCGCCATTTACGAAAGTGATGCCATCCCATCATGGAAAAATTCGTTATTAGTGACCAGTTTAAAAAAAGGTAGAATCTACCGAGTGAAACTAAATGCGAACGGAACTGCAGTAGAACAAAATGATGTTACACAATTGTTTTATACTCAAAACCGGTATCGCGATATTGTAGTTTCTCCCGACGGAAAATCTTTTTACATCATTACCGATTCTTCTGGAAAAACATCAGATGCATCAGGTATGAACACTGTAAGTACGATGTCAAATCCTGGCGCTATTTTGAAATTCACCCTGAAAGAAAATCTTTCTACCCAGCAGGAAACAGCAACTTTTTTTAGAATATGGCCTAATCCTGTCTCACATACTTTATTTATTGAACTAAAAGATTTTGTTGAAAAAGCCCAATTAATTAATTCTTTGGGACAAGTTACAAGAGAATTTACAGACTTAAAAACTGGTGTAAATGAACTAAAAATCAATAATATTCCGAAAGGAGTTTATATCTTAAAGTTGTATTCTAAAGGGCAGTCTTGGCAGAAAACTATTATTGTGAATTGA
- a CDS encoding PAS domain-containing protein, with protein sequence MRNYENACALNYSKLKLQSLPLTTWEFRKDSFSDVVLFKKLQSNWNIKQDYLKQARKENRELIVTDKNFKIVFVSNTIAKISGYQPDEILGKSPAMFQGEGTSIATRKKIKTALNQLQPFKEVILNYRKNGDSYWCEIEAYPMFDKNGAFQNYIALEKIAS encoded by the coding sequence ATGAGAAATTATGAAAATGCTTGTGCTCTAAATTACAGCAAACTTAAATTGCAATCCTTACCCTTGACTACTTGGGAATTTCGAAAAGACTCTTTTTCGGATGTTGTTTTGTTTAAAAAATTACAATCGAATTGGAATATCAAACAAGATTATTTGAAACAAGCCCGAAAAGAAAACAGAGAACTTATTGTTACTGATAAAAATTTCAAAATTGTATTTGTATCCAATACTATTGCTAAAATAAGTGGTTATCAACCCGATGAAATACTAGGGAAATCTCCAGCTATGTTTCAAGGCGAAGGCACTTCTATAGCTACTAGAAAAAAAATAAAAACCGCTCTAAATCAGTTGCAACCCTTTAAAGAAGTAATTTTAAATTACCGAAAAAATGGCGATTCATACTGGTGCGAAATCGAAGCCTATCCGATGTTTGACAAAAACGGAGCGTTTCAGAACTATATTGCTTTAGAGAAAATTGCATCCTAA
- the feoB gene encoding ferrous iron transport protein B has product MIQQNINVALIGNPNVGKTSVFNQLTGLNQQVGNYPGITVEKKMGFCKLPHNIKANILDLPGTYSLNASSMDESVVIELLLNKNDKLFPDVAIVVTDVENLKRNLLLYTQIKDLEIPTILVINMADRMERKGISLDIPYLEEKLKTKIALVSSRKGSGIEELKELIVSYKIISHEPCLNASVIDSPYFENLQKAFPNQLLYKLWLVITQDVNFLNLERNEIRSTFTKPHSELKRLQQKETIKRYQFINDVLKEGLKVDASTATDFRTRLDNILTHKFWGYCIFLAILFIIFQSIFSWSTIPMDFIDSTFASLSSWASEKLPSGILTDLLSQGIIPGIGGILIFIPQIAFLFLFISILEESGYMSRVVFLMDKIMRRFGLSGKSVVPLISGTACAIPAIMATRNIENWKERLITILVTPFTTCSARLPVYAIIISLVIPNERVFGILNMQGLSLMLLYLLGFGTAILSAYILNKVLKLDTKTYFVVEMPSYKLPLFKNVAINVVEKTKAFVVGAGKIILAISIILWFLASSGPGKDFNEAETIVKERTIEKPLNETEFENAVASQKLENSYIGIMGKAIEPAISPLGYDWKIGIAIISSFAAREVFVGTLATIYSVGSSDNEATIKNKMQEEIHPVTGKKIFNFASGISLMLFYAFAMQCASTLAITKKETNSWKWPAMQLFLMSGLAYFVALIAFQILK; this is encoded by the coding sequence ATGATTCAGCAAAATATCAATGTCGCTCTTATTGGAAATCCAAATGTGGGGAAAACTTCTGTTTTTAATCAACTTACGGGTTTGAACCAGCAAGTGGGGAATTATCCCGGAATTACGGTTGAGAAAAAAATGGGTTTTTGCAAATTACCCCATAATATTAAAGCCAATATTCTCGATTTACCTGGAACTTATAGTTTGAATGCCAGCTCGATGGACGAAAGTGTCGTTATTGAATTGTTGCTGAACAAAAATGACAAATTGTTTCCCGATGTAGCTATTGTGGTCACTGATGTGGAGAATTTGAAACGAAATTTACTGCTGTACACTCAAATAAAAGACCTTGAAATTCCAACGATATTAGTCATCAATATGGCGGATCGAATGGAACGAAAAGGGATTTCGCTTGATATTCCATATTTAGAAGAAAAATTAAAAACCAAGATTGCTTTAGTCAGTTCCAGAAAAGGTTCTGGAATTGAAGAATTAAAAGAGCTGATTGTTTCTTATAAAATCATTTCGCATGAACCCTGCTTGAATGCGTCAGTAATTGATTCTCCTTATTTTGAAAATTTACAAAAAGCATTTCCCAACCAGTTGTTGTACAAATTATGGTTGGTGATTACGCAAGATGTCAATTTTTTGAATTTAGAACGCAATGAAATCCGAAGTACATTTACCAAACCGCATTCGGAACTGAAACGTTTACAACAAAAAGAAACCATAAAACGCTACCAATTTATCAATGATGTTCTCAAAGAAGGTTTGAAAGTAGATGCTTCAACAGCAACCGATTTTAGAACCCGATTGGATAATATTCTAACTCATAAATTTTGGGGTTATTGTATCTTTTTAGCCATTTTATTTATAATTTTCCAATCAATATTTAGTTGGTCAACCATTCCTATGGATTTTATTGACAGCACTTTTGCCTCTTTGAGCAGCTGGGCTTCCGAAAAATTACCTAGCGGAATTTTAACCGATTTGCTTTCGCAGGGAATTATTCCTGGAATTGGAGGGATTTTGATATTTATTCCACAAATTGCATTTCTTTTTCTATTCATTTCCATACTCGAAGAAAGCGGTTATATGAGTCGTGTGGTCTTTTTGATGGATAAAATCATGCGCCGATTTGGACTTTCAGGCAAAAGTGTCGTGCCCTTAATTTCGGGAACGGCTTGTGCTATTCCAGCGATTATGGCTACTCGAAATATCGAAAACTGGAAAGAACGGTTGATTACCATTTTAGTAACTCCTTTCACGACTTGCTCGGCGAGATTGCCCGTTTATGCCATCATCATTTCATTGGTAATTCCTAACGAACGTGTTTTTGGTATTTTAAATATGCAGGGATTATCATTGATGTTGTTGTATCTTTTAGGATTTGGAACAGCGATTTTGTCGGCTTATATTTTGAACAAAGTCTTAAAACTAGATACCAAAACCTATTTTGTAGTCGAAATGCCAAGCTATAAACTACCGCTTTTCAAAAACGTTGCTATCAATGTAGTCGAAAAAACAAAAGCATTCGTTGTTGGTGCGGGTAAAATCATTTTAGCAATCTCTATTATTTTATGGTTTTTAGCTTCTTCCGGCCCCGGAAAAGATTTCAATGAAGCCGAAACTATCGTCAAAGAAAGAACCATTGAAAAGCCATTAAACGAAACGGAATTTGAAAACGCAGTAGCTTCTCAAAAACTGGAGAATTCGTATATCGGAATTATGGGCAAAGCCATCGAACCTGCCATTTCTCCACTAGGTTATGACTGGAAAATAGGCATTGCCATTATCAGTTCGTTTGCTGCTAGAGAAGTTTTTGTGGGCACATTAGCCACTATTTATAGTGTGGGAAGCAGTGATAATGAAGCCACTATCAAAAATAAAATGCAAGAAGAAATTCACCCAGTGACGGGTAAAAAAATATTCAATTTTGCTTCTGGAATATCCTTGATGCTTTTTTACGCTTTTGCTATGCAATGTGCCAGTACGCTAGCGATTACTAAAAAAGAAACTAATTCTTGGAAATGGCCAGCGATGCAGTTGTTTCTAATGAGCGGATTAGCTTATTTTGTAGCATTGATTGCTTTTCAGATTTTAAAATAA
- a CDS encoding SDR family oxidoreductase has product MTQISILGCGWLGLPLAKALLNKGFSIKGSTTSVDKLSVLENSGIQPFVITLSEDKTTGNFENFLDHSKILIIDIPPKLRGLSKENFVAKIKNTVPFIEKSAVEKVLFVSSTSVYGDTSTALDVTEETAAYPQTESGKQLLETEQLLQNNSNFETTILRFGGLIGEDRNPIKFLAGKTNLENPNAPINLIHQEDCIGIMLKIIELNFWNETLNAVTPFHPSRKEYYTQKAIDLNLELPQFNDENSSFGKTISSTKIETILSYTFVKPNL; this is encoded by the coding sequence ATGACACAAATTAGCATTTTAGGTTGTGGCTGGTTGGGTTTGCCATTGGCGAAAGCCTTACTTAATAAAGGGTTTTCAATAAAAGGTTCGACAACTTCTGTTGATAAACTTTCTGTTTTAGAAAATTCAGGAATTCAACCTTTTGTGATTACACTTTCAGAAGACAAAACAACTGGAAATTTTGAGAATTTTTTAGACCATTCGAAGATTCTAATCATTGATATTCCACCTAAATTGCGTGGCTTATCCAAAGAAAATTTTGTAGCCAAGATTAAAAACACTGTTCCATTTATAGAAAAATCTGCTGTTGAGAAGGTGCTTTTCGTTAGTTCCACATCAGTTTATGGCGATACTTCGACTGCGCTTGATGTGACAGAAGAAACCGCTGCATATCCTCAAACTGAAAGTGGCAAGCAATTACTGGAAACCGAACAGCTTTTGCAAAACAATTCCAATTTTGAAACTACCATTCTACGCTTTGGCGGATTAATTGGCGAAGACCGAAATCCGATAAAATTCTTGGCTGGAAAAACGAATTTAGAAAACCCAAACGCTCCTATCAATCTCATTCATCAGGAGGATTGCATTGGCATTATGCTGAAAATTATAGAACTGAATTTCTGGAACGAAACACTGAATGCCGTAACTCCTTTTCATCCGAGTCGAAAGGAATATTACACTCAAAAAGCGATTGATTTGAATTTGGAACTTCCTCAATTTAATGACGAAAACAGTTCTTTTGGCAAAACAATTTCGAGCACTAAAATTGAAACTATTTTAAGCTATACTTTTGTAAAACCCAATTTGTGA
- a CDS encoding FeoA family protein, protein MQTTIANLKKGEKALIKDFDADIIPLKLLEMGCLPGNMVELLQIAPFGDPLFLDINGSHLAIRLETARDIEVELIKNNL, encoded by the coding sequence TTGCAAACTACAATAGCCAACTTAAAAAAAGGAGAGAAAGCCTTGATCAAAGATTTTGATGCTGATATTATTCCGCTTAAACTACTCGAAATGGGTTGTTTGCCGGGGAATATGGTCGAATTACTTCAAATTGCCCCTTTTGGCGATCCTTTGTTTTTGGATATCAACGGTTCGCATCTTGCCATTCGTTTAGAAACTGCCCGTGACATTGAAGTTGAACTCATCAAAAACAACTTATAA
- a CDS encoding FeoB-associated Cys-rich membrane protein translates to MDFQKIIAFAILGIAVGFLIKKFFIKKKKSDKNCSGTDCGCN, encoded by the coding sequence ATGGATTTTCAGAAAATTATAGCATTTGCCATTCTAGGAATTGCCGTTGGATTTTTGATTAAAAAATTCTTTATAAAAAAGAAAAAATCAGATAAAAATTGTAGTGGTACAGATTGTGGGTGTAATTAA
- a CDS encoding Bax inhibitor-1/YccA family protein, producing MAFESKNPFLTNKSFSATSRAEQVHEATVIGHDQEMSLAGTINKTLILFLLLCASAIVVWWMAFNGLNPIVPAIGGAIIGLILVVVASFKPQLSGYLAPGYALFEGLFIGGVSAIFEIKYPGIVIQAVGATFVTFAVCLGLYRFKIVKVTEQFKSVVVAATLAIATYYLISWVVSMFTSFTPVHHGSSMMSIGISVFVIVIAALNLFLDFDSIEKGVQQKMPKYMEWFGAMGLMITLVWLYIEFLRLLSKLSSRD from the coding sequence ATGGCTTTCGAATCGAAAAATCCGTTTTTAACTAATAAATCATTTTCAGCTACTTCAAGAGCAGAACAAGTACACGAAGCTACCGTTATTGGTCACGACCAAGAAATGAGTCTTGCGGGAACTATCAACAAAACTTTAATCTTATTTTTATTGCTTTGTGCATCGGCTATTGTAGTTTGGTGGATGGCTTTTAATGGATTGAATCCAATTGTTCCTGCTATTGGCGGAGCGATTATAGGATTGATTTTAGTGGTAGTTGCTTCTTTCAAACCACAACTTTCGGGTTATTTAGCACCAGGTTATGCCTTGTTTGAAGGTTTATTCATTGGTGGAGTATCTGCTATTTTTGAAATTAAATATCCTGGCATTGTTATTCAGGCAGTGGGAGCTACCTTTGTAACCTTTGCGGTTTGCTTGGGATTGTACCGATTTAAAATTGTAAAAGTGACCGAACAGTTCAAATCAGTAGTTGTGGCGGCGACATTGGCCATTGCTACATATTATCTTATTTCATGGGTTGTTTCTATGTTTACCAGCTTCACTCCAGTTCATCACGGTAGTTCGATGATGAGTATTGGAATTAGTGTTTTTGTGATTGTAATTGCAGCTTTAAACCTATTCTTGGATTTTGACAGCATCGAAAAAGGAGTTCAACAAAAAATGCCTAAATACATGGAATGGTTTGGTGCAATGGGCTTGATGATTACCTTGGTTTGGTTGTACATCGAGTTTTTAAGATTGCTTTCTAAACTTTCGAGTAGAGATTAA